The following are encoded in a window of Amycolatopsis lexingtonensis genomic DNA:
- a CDS encoding glutamate--cysteine ligase, with product MRIDFSPSRRSTVGAEWELGLVDRRSGELSSVAERILEAVRPDGAAEHPKIKQELLLNTIEIITGVCETIAEVKADLNESLDVVHGVADPLGVEMFSAGTHPFSNWYQQKVTDKERYAKLIDRTQWWGRQMLIYGVHVHVGVDHREKVLPILDALLNYAPHLQALSASSPYWGAEDTGYASNRALMFQQLPTAGLPFQFRKWAELENYVDDMFTTGVIDHFSEIRWDIRPAPHLGTIEMRVCDGLPTLLEVGAIAALTQCLVDDFSQRLDDGEILPTLPPWHVQENKWRAARYGTDAIVILDSAGRERLVTDDITDLLDRLEPVARRLGCAAELRDVETILEHGPSYRRQRAVAERHKGSLKAVMASLVSEMRDGIAKD from the coding sequence ATGCGCATCGATTTCAGCCCTTCGCGGCGATCGACCGTCGGCGCGGAGTGGGAACTCGGCCTGGTCGACCGCCGCAGCGGCGAGCTGTCCTCGGTCGCGGAGCGGATCCTCGAGGCCGTCCGCCCCGACGGCGCCGCCGAGCACCCGAAGATCAAGCAGGAGCTGCTGCTCAACACCATCGAGATCATCACCGGCGTCTGCGAAACGATCGCCGAGGTCAAGGCCGACCTGAACGAGTCCCTCGACGTCGTGCACGGCGTCGCCGACCCGCTCGGCGTGGAGATGTTCTCGGCCGGGACGCACCCGTTTTCGAACTGGTACCAGCAGAAGGTCACCGACAAGGAGCGCTACGCCAAGCTGATCGACCGGACCCAGTGGTGGGGCCGCCAGATGCTGATCTACGGCGTCCACGTGCACGTCGGGGTCGACCACCGCGAGAAGGTCCTGCCGATCCTCGACGCGCTGCTCAACTACGCGCCGCACCTGCAGGCGCTGTCGGCGTCGTCGCCGTACTGGGGCGCCGAGGACACCGGGTACGCGTCGAACCGGGCGCTGATGTTCCAGCAGCTGCCGACGGCCGGGCTGCCGTTCCAGTTCCGGAAGTGGGCGGAGCTGGAGAACTACGTCGACGACATGTTCACCACCGGCGTGATCGACCACTTTTCGGAGATCCGCTGGGACATCCGGCCGGCCCCGCACCTGGGCACGATCGAGATGCGCGTCTGCGACGGGCTGCCGACGCTGCTGGAGGTCGGCGCGATCGCGGCGCTGACGCAGTGCCTGGTCGACGACTTCAGCCAGCGCCTCGACGACGGCGAGATCCTGCCGACGCTGCCGCCGTGGCACGTCCAGGAGAACAAGTGGCGCGCGGCCCGCTACGGCACCGACGCGATCGTCATCCTGGACTCGGCCGGGCGCGAACGGCTGGTCACCGACGACATCACCGACCTGCTCGACCGCCTGGAGCCGGTGGCGCGGCGGCTCGGCTGCGCCGCGGAGCTGCGGGACGTCGAGACGATCCTGGAGCACGGGCCGAGTTACCGGCGGCAGCGGGCGGTCGCGGAGCGGCACAAGGGCAGCCTCAAGGCCGTGATGGCGTCGCTCGTTTCCGAGATGCGCGACGGGATCGCGAAGGACTAG
- a CDS encoding NUDIX domain-containing protein translates to MSPPSASVFVKCSCGHLHWGRYGAAGLLLVDPARGVLLQRRAWWVHHGRTWALPGGAIEAGETALTAAAREAFEEASVPAEAFRTVSASVVDHGDWSYTTVLALAEGAEARVANTESAEVRWVDPEDVPGYPLHRDFAAAWPDLAARVGRELVLVVDGANVVGSRPDGWWRDRHGAAERLRDQLARLAEAGLTDPDDAAVTWWPRIVLVVEGKAKHVTGVPGVAVVAADTDGDSKIVEVVAKLAEARILVATADRELKGRVEALGAAILGPGTLRTRLDRL, encoded by the coding sequence GTGAGTCCGCCGTCCGCGAGCGTCTTCGTCAAGTGTTCCTGCGGGCACCTGCACTGGGGCCGGTACGGCGCCGCCGGGCTGCTGCTCGTCGACCCCGCGCGCGGGGTTCTGCTGCAGCGCCGGGCCTGGTGGGTGCACCACGGCCGCACCTGGGCGTTGCCCGGCGGGGCCATCGAGGCCGGCGAAACCGCCCTCACCGCGGCCGCCCGCGAAGCCTTCGAAGAGGCCTCCGTGCCCGCCGAAGCCTTCCGGACCGTCTCCGCCTCCGTCGTCGACCACGGGGACTGGAGCTACACCACCGTGCTCGCGCTTGCCGAAGGCGCCGAGGCGCGGGTCGCCAACACCGAGAGCGCGGAGGTGCGCTGGGTGGATCCCGAAGACGTCCCCGGTTACCCCCTGCACCGCGATTTCGCCGCCGCTTGGCCGGACCTGGCCGCGCGCGTCGGGCGGGAGCTCGTCCTGGTCGTCGACGGGGCCAACGTCGTGGGCTCGCGGCCGGACGGCTGGTGGCGCGACCGGCACGGCGCCGCCGAGCGGCTGCGCGACCAGCTCGCCCGCCTCGCCGAAGCCGGCCTGACCGACCCGGACGACGCCGCCGTGACCTGGTGGCCGCGGATCGTCCTGGTCGTCGAAGGCAAGGCCAAGCACGTCACGGGCGTGCCCGGCGTGGCGGTCGTGGCGGCGGACACCGACGGCGACTCGAAGATCGTCGAGGTCGTCGCGAAGCTGGCCGAAGCCCGGATCCTGGTCGCGACCGCGGACCGCGAGCTGAAGGGGCGCGTCGAAGCCCTCGGCGCGGCGATCCTCGGCCCGGGCACCCTGCGCACCCGGCTGGACCGGCTCTAG
- a CDS encoding SMI1/KNR4 family protein: MTRFDQLKPTFWDRGPGEPLSRREFTHAGRELGVRLPIELGELLGLRNGGTVAASFDAFPTSAPTSYSATHVPFDELLGVGGRLSILDSPYLSAEWDLPREVVVLSGDGHTWVALDYRRSSEPSVTWFDAELESELALAPTFRAFAEGLVPSASFPEE; encoded by the coding sequence GTGACCCGGTTCGATCAGCTCAAGCCCACGTTCTGGGACCGCGGTCCCGGGGAGCCGCTGTCCCGCCGCGAGTTCACCCACGCCGGCCGCGAGCTGGGCGTCCGGCTGCCGATCGAGCTGGGCGAACTGCTGGGCCTGCGCAACGGCGGAACAGTGGCTGCCTCGTTCGACGCCTTCCCGACGAGCGCGCCGACGTCGTACAGCGCGACGCACGTGCCGTTCGACGAGCTGCTCGGCGTCGGCGGCCGGTTGTCCATCCTGGACTCGCCGTACCTGAGCGCGGAGTGGGACCTGCCTCGCGAGGTGGTGGTGCTGTCCGGGGACGGGCACACGTGGGTGGCGCTGGACTACCGGCGGTCTTCGGAGCCGTCGGTGACGTGGTTCGACGCGGAGCTGGAGTCGGAGCTGGCCTTGGCGCCGACGTTCCGGGCGTTCGCCGAGGGACTGGTGCCGTCGGCGAGCTTCCCGGAGGAGTGA
- a CDS encoding ROK family protein, whose amino-acid sequence MDVGGTSVRAGVVDERGSLLDTARVGTPSEEGALEDAIAGVVEDLRNRHDVAGVGLAVAGFVARDRRSVMFAPHLAWRGAPVADRIEKRVGLPVLLEHDVNAAMVGEHRFGAARGAHVAALVALGTGIGAGLLLDGKLFRGAYGVAPELGHLTVVRGGRPCPCGKYGCWERYCSGTALATTAVELLARHPGRSTVLAPQVAGDPGSVTGRRVAGAARDGDPIAQLAMAELAKWLGEGLALVADVFDPEIIVIGGGVSESAPLFLDEAREHYAGAITGARYRPLARIRTAHLGDDTAIVGAAALALEAAKTPV is encoded by the coding sequence GTGGACGTCGGCGGGACGAGCGTCCGGGCCGGCGTGGTCGACGAGCGCGGCTCCCTGCTCGACACGGCACGCGTCGGGACGCCGAGCGAGGAAGGCGCCCTCGAGGACGCCATCGCGGGCGTCGTCGAGGACCTGCGCAACCGCCACGACGTGGCCGGGGTCGGCCTGGCCGTGGCCGGGTTCGTGGCCCGCGACCGCCGGTCGGTGATGTTCGCACCGCACCTGGCCTGGCGCGGCGCGCCGGTCGCCGACCGGATCGAGAAGCGCGTCGGCCTGCCGGTACTGCTGGAACACGACGTCAACGCGGCGATGGTGGGCGAGCACCGCTTCGGCGCGGCCCGCGGCGCCCACGTGGCGGCGCTGGTGGCACTGGGCACGGGCATCGGCGCGGGCCTGCTCCTGGACGGCAAGCTGTTCCGCGGCGCGTACGGCGTGGCGCCCGAGCTGGGCCACCTGACGGTGGTCCGCGGCGGCCGGCCGTGTCCGTGCGGCAAGTACGGCTGCTGGGAGCGCTACTGCAGCGGAACGGCCCTCGCGACGACGGCGGTGGAGCTGCTCGCGCGGCACCCGGGCCGTTCGACGGTGCTGGCCCCGCAGGTCGCGGGCGACCCGGGCTCGGTAACGGGACGGCGAGTGGCCGGCGCGGCTCGTGACGGTGATCCGATCGCCCAGCTGGCGATGGCGGAGCTGGCCAAGTGGCTGGGTGAAGGTTTGGCGCTGGTGGCGGACGTGTTCGACCCGGAGATCATCGTGATCGGCGGGGGAGTGTCGGAGTCGGCGCCGTTGTTCTTGGACGAGGCCCGGGAGCACTACGCGGGCGCGATCACGGGCGCTCGGTACCGGCCGTTGGCGCGGATCCGGACAGCCCACCTGGGCGACGACACGGCGATCGTGGGCGCGGCGGCGCTGGCCCTGGAGGCGGCGAAGACCCCGGTCTGA
- a CDS encoding ArsA family ATPase, giving the protein MRILLFTGKGGVGKTTLAAATGAALAARGRKTLVVSTDPAHSLGDAFGHTLGAEPSEVDALLSAVQIDSRTLVDTTWHRLRAELQAALAGAGLDTLDAEELTVLPGVDELLALTEVRRLAEEGPWETIVVDCGPTAETLRLLALPEAVSGYLTRVFGRRVTDSVRRLGVHLDGLRALLTEPSVTTVRLVLTPERVVVAEARRTLSSLALRGIAVDGLIANRLMPAPGFWRGGAASWLRTRRTQQDAVLAELSGAGFERVSRVEHRAVEPVGLPALLEIAAELYRDGDPLAGDGTPVTPLLRVRPAPDGYTLRIAIPLTRDTEVDLARVDDDLAITVDGFRRLIALPESLRPCRITGAESDADGLVVNLAGNRGRG; this is encoded by the coding sequence GTGCGGATCCTGCTGTTCACCGGCAAGGGGGGTGTCGGGAAGACGACGCTGGCCGCCGCCACCGGCGCCGCCCTGGCCGCCCGCGGCAGGAAGACCCTCGTCGTGTCCACCGACCCGGCGCACTCGCTCGGCGACGCCTTCGGCCACACCCTGGGCGCCGAACCGTCCGAAGTGGACGCGCTGCTTTCGGCCGTGCAGATCGACTCGCGGACCCTGGTGGACACGACCTGGCACCGGCTCCGGGCCGAGCTGCAGGCCGCGCTGGCCGGCGCCGGACTCGACACCTTGGACGCCGAAGAACTCACCGTGCTGCCCGGCGTCGACGAACTGCTCGCCCTCACCGAGGTCCGCCGGCTCGCCGAAGAGGGGCCGTGGGAGACCATCGTCGTCGACTGCGGGCCGACGGCCGAGACGCTGCGGCTGCTCGCCCTCCCGGAAGCCGTCTCGGGCTACCTGACGCGCGTGTTCGGCCGGCGCGTCACCGACTCCGTGCGCCGGCTCGGCGTCCACCTCGACGGCCTGCGCGCGCTGCTCACCGAGCCGTCGGTGACCACGGTCCGGCTGGTGCTGACCCCGGAGCGGGTCGTCGTCGCGGAGGCGCGGCGCACGCTCAGCTCCCTGGCGCTGCGCGGCATCGCCGTCGACGGCCTGATCGCCAACCGCCTGATGCCCGCGCCCGGCTTCTGGCGCGGGGGCGCCGCGTCCTGGCTGCGCACCCGCCGTACCCAGCAGGACGCCGTGCTCGCCGAGCTGTCCGGCGCCGGGTTCGAGCGGGTGTCCCGCGTCGAGCACCGCGCCGTCGAACCGGTGGGGCTGCCCGCGCTGCTGGAGATCGCCGCGGAGCTCTACCGCGACGGCGACCCCCTGGCGGGTGATGGCACGCCGGTCACCCCATTGCTGCGCGTGCGGCCGGCGCCGGACGGGTACACCCTGCGCATCGCGATCCCGCTGACGCGGGACACCGAGGTCGACCTCGCCCGCGTCGACGACGACCTGGCGATCACCGTGGACGGCTTCCGCAGGCTCATCGCCCTGCCGGAGTCGCTGCGGCCGTGCCGGATCACCGGCGCGGAATCCGATGCCGACGGCCTGGTCGTGAACCTGGCCGGGAACCGGGGACGCGGGTGA
- a CDS encoding SRPBCC family protein, with protein sequence MAEQSTQSIEVDAEPSRVMAVIADFPAYPEWAKAVRQTEVLGTDAGGRAKQVKLTLDAGPIKDVYTLEYDWDGDGLGVSWHLVKGQMQKAQNGRYALEDLGGRTRVTYTLSVELALPMIGLLRRKAEKMVMDTALKELKKRAEG encoded by the coding sequence ATGGCCGAGCAGTCCACACAGTCCATCGAGGTCGACGCCGAGCCCAGCCGGGTGATGGCCGTGATCGCCGACTTCCCCGCCTACCCGGAATGGGCCAAGGCCGTCCGGCAGACCGAGGTACTCGGCACCGACGCCGGTGGCCGGGCCAAGCAGGTCAAGCTGACCCTGGACGCGGGCCCGATCAAGGACGTCTACACCCTCGAGTACGACTGGGACGGTGACGGCCTCGGCGTCAGCTGGCACCTGGTCAAGGGCCAGATGCAGAAGGCGCAGAACGGCCGGTACGCGCTCGAGGACCTGGGCGGCCGGACGCGGGTCACCTACACGCTGTCGGTCGAGCTGGCGCTCCCGATGATCGGGCTGCTGCGCCGCAAGGCCGAGAAGATGGTCATGGACACCGCGCTGAAGGAGCTCAAGAAGCGGGCCGAGGGGTAG
- a CDS encoding metallophosphoesterase family protein, with protein MRVHVVSDVHGNADALKRAGDGADALVVLGDLLDFVDYRDHDKGIMGALFGAEKVGEFARLRREGTRDETVAFSRTLWASLDDPAGAVDEAIREQYAALFAAMTAPTYATPGNVDTPSLWPEFTGAGIHVLDGEVAEIGGLRFGFVGGALLPDGVVPRRRKGAAWRPYLRDREDYDKSVAALADVDVLCTHGPPALPELTYDVVARRNEIGSTALLELIREQRPRWSVFGHVHQPLSSRVRVGLTECRNVGHFKETGQPYVLRW; from the coding sequence GTGCGGGTACACGTCGTCTCGGACGTGCACGGCAACGCGGACGCGCTGAAGCGGGCGGGGGACGGGGCCGACGCGCTGGTCGTGCTCGGTGACCTGCTGGACTTCGTCGACTACCGCGACCACGACAAGGGCATCATGGGCGCGCTGTTCGGCGCCGAGAAGGTCGGGGAGTTCGCGCGCCTGCGTCGCGAAGGCACCCGTGACGAAACCGTTGCCTTCTCCCGGACGCTCTGGGCGAGCCTCGACGACCCGGCCGGCGCGGTCGACGAGGCCATCCGCGAGCAGTACGCGGCGCTGTTCGCGGCGATGACCGCGCCCACCTACGCCACCCCCGGCAACGTCGACACCCCGTCGCTGTGGCCCGAGTTCACCGGCGCGGGCATCCACGTCCTCGACGGCGAGGTGGCCGAGATCGGCGGCCTGCGGTTCGGGTTCGTCGGCGGCGCGCTGCTGCCCGACGGCGTCGTCCCGCGCCGCCGCAAGGGCGCCGCCTGGCGCCCCTACCTGCGGGATCGCGAGGACTACGACAAGAGCGTCGCCGCGCTCGCCGACGTCGACGTCCTCTGCACGCACGGGCCGCCCGCCCTGCCGGAGCTGACCTACGACGTCGTCGCGCGCCGCAACGAAATCGGCTCCACGGCGCTGCTGGAGCTGATCCGGGAGCAGCGGCCGCGCTGGTCGGTGTTCGGGCACGTGCACCAGCCGCTGTCTTCGCGCGTCCGGGTCGGCCTGACCGAGTGCCGTAACGTGGGTCACTTCAAGGAGACCGGGCAGCCGTACGTGCTGCGCTGGTGA